TTGCAGAGTAGGTTTATGGAATTAAAGAAGAATACACCTAAGTGCTCTTCTATGGTGAGTAAACCAAGCCAGGACACCCCCATTAATTTTCATGTATGAGACACCAAAGCTTGCTTTTGAGCAATGTGGCACATGAACCTTTTAAAATTGACATCAAGAGATAAACATTCATTCAAGCGAAATATAAGGGAATTccatgtttaacatgttttgtcCAACGATAACACACTGCGGAAATCCTGATTCCCTTAGGTAATGGGCAGGTATCATATGCATTGTATAGTTCATGCAGTTAATTAATTGCGAAAGACGGGGTCACTGCCTACCAGATGACCTGAAGCATTGTTCCAAATCAAAacagtttgaagtttgaacaagGCTATGTACTTAAGAAATGTTATAGGATAGTCGTTAGGTCCAAACAAACCACAACCTATCAAGAGATTCCTGATTTTTGAGTTAAACAGAGTCCATTACAAAGCTCACTAAATAGCATCACACCATTTTCACTATTCATACGAAACCAATCAAAATCCATTTAGCCCAGTTGAATAAACATTCTCCGATCATCAGGCCGTAACAATGATCCAACCTAATTTAGTTTTAATAGGACCATCAAGTGAACTGGTTTTGAAATGTCAGTTTAGTTTCCAAAATTAGTGTTTAGATGTTCACATAAAGAAGACTAGCACACAATTATGAACTGTTTATACAAACTAGttcaaaaactaaacaaaattttgattaaatgatTGGTCCAGAACCAAATTGAACCAGTTCTACTGTTCCAATCCAATATCCAAGAATGTTGGCACTGTAAACCTCAAAATGAAACACATGTAGACAAAATCAACAAACTAGGAAATAGGAGCAGATGGTATGGTATGGTATGGTGTGAAGTATGAAAGACTTACTTCCGCTGAAATGGTGGACCCCAACCTTGGCAAGCATGGCGTAGTATTCAATCTCGGACTTGCGGAGTGGTGGGCAATTGTTAGATATCAAAATCAGCTTCCCTGCAATTCCCAACAAAATCTCAATCACCCATACCATTCAGAATCATTGAGAAAAAtatacatgtaaaaaaaaaaaaagacccagaaaagaaaaaagaaccttTGGAGCTACGGAGAGAGCGGAGGACGGTTTTGTAACCGAGGCTGTACTTGCCGCTCTTCATAACCAGGGCCAGCCTGTTGTTTATGTTCTCATGAGTCTTCTTCTGCTTATTGTATTTTgatttgtgttaaaaaccttaataaatcaatttaaaCTTAGGCTATAATAGTAGagtttcagagagagagagagaggtaccgTCTTCTTCCCCGCTGCCATTTTTGCTGTTGATTGCTCAAAAATACGATTTTGGAAAATGGGGTTTTGGTGAAAGAAGCTTTCTGCAAGCGGCGATGCGAGAATAATGATGTTAAGGAGGTGTGTGTATATCACTATGTTGTAGGGTTTTGGCAATAACAATATTAGAAGCTAAAAGGGCCATGAAGTTTAAGGTATCACCCTCGGCCTTGTCTCTCATTCCTTTTTTGTTCATGGGCCTAAGACAAGGGGTTTTGATAAAGTAGTGGAATCTATTTTGAGGATGAGATATTTGAAACCCAATTGCCATATCAAATTTGGTCCAAAATGAACGGCCCAAAGTTCAGACTAAGTGCTGGTGGTAAGGTCTATCTCTCTGTATATTAAGGGCCTGTTCTTATTGGATGCCATACTAACATATTTTGGCCCTACCCTACCTTTTGAACGGTTAAACCTTATGAAATATCTTGTCGTTTGACTGCGTTTTAAGGATCTTTTTACACCATcccattttgcaatttttgagGCTCTTTAACCATCCATTAACTCCTACACTTGAGTAGATTCTCCTTAACCTAAGCTGCCCAAATTGAACAAATATTATTCCAAATTTACCTCATGATTGTCGCATTGTTCAATCCCcaaccctttttctttctttttaatcattttttttttttttttttttggtgtggttCCAccgttttttttctttggtacaCACAATGCTTCTATTGTGTCATTTATCGAAATctatataacatataaaagTCAAATTGTGTCATTTATCGAAATctatataacatataaaagttaaagcatattatttattattattacgttCCTATTAAGTCACATTAGCAtaatattttggtttatttcAGTTTATTCAGTCCAATTACTTAAGatgatatattttcaatttaaaaaatgtgtatgTAAGAGTATTAACATTAGGAAtgctaattgctaaaattttactaaacaccaaaaaattACCTACATCATTTGTGCCAAATCTCAACACATTTGGCATGGAGCTACAataatattctaatttttaGCATTAATTCTTCTCTCCCACTCAGAcctctcactctctcccttGTCCTTCTTTGATGGTGGGTTTTTGGGATGGCAATTTATGATCTTGTTTTTTATGGCAGTAGTCCGTGAGTCGTTGATCCCTATCTCATTCCTCTCTCTATGGGCTGATCAAGGAagtagttttgggttttgattggttttgacttttgagtgtTGAGTTATTAGGTTGCTGTTCAGTGGTCAATGGAGTTGggttttgaatgtgggttgtgGTACTAGTGGTTGTGGGTTGCGAGAAAGGGAGTGGTAGTGCTAGCAGTTGTGGTTTTGGcggtgtttttggtttttttaataaaatggtggattttttttaaaattattttaataagtaatcTGTTAGAGTAAAATATGTGGCATAGAGTGTGTTATAAAATAGTGtgttaaattatataaaataaattttacttagGGGGTAAGTTGCGACAAAAATAGtgtattttattgtaattcTAGAAAACTCTTTAAGACTCTCTCCCCGAAAGTCCAAAAGCCAGAGCGCAATCCCGGAAATCGAAAAAGGCAAAAACACGTAGGCACAGCACATAGTTTGCAGACACGTAGTCATCGGATCCCATTGCGTGGCACTATCTGGTTGCACCACCTTAATCCCAACATcattacccctttttttttgttcatcttCACTGTCTTATCTTAATCctctcacttaaaaaaatacttccaaaatcaaaacaaacgcaaaaacccaaaaacccactCCACGTCTCCacccatatatataataaacaaaaaacacaaatcatcacacacacacaaaaacacttTCAAACTACTCTGCATGTGATGCGCACTGCGCCCACTCTCCCTTCTCGAAATTCCCACTACTCAAGAGTCAGCCCCCCTTGCTTTCTCTGCCACGTTCACGGGCACACACTGTGCGCACTACACCCCCAATGCGCACCTTAGCGTCTCTTATTTCAAATTCTTCATATAACAAAAAGCCACACTGATCAAAAAACACTTCACTCACTCCCTCAAAaaagtctctctctttcttattcTCTCTGCGTTATTTTCGATGGCGAATCGTGCGGTTCTGCTGGTTTTCTTGGTGGTGGCTAGTTACTTCGTTGTTGTGATGAATGGGTCGGGTGGGGCTTTGTCGTTGTCGTCTTCGAAGCTGATACACCGGTACTCCGAGGAGGCGAAGGCGTTGTGGGTTTCGAGGAGTGGGAATGTGGATGTGAAGTGGCCAAAGAAGAACAGCGTGGAGTACTTGGAATTGCTTGTGAGAAACGacttgatgaagaagaagacaaggCAAAACGTGAAGCTCGTTAACCACTACGACTTGCTTTTCCCTTCCCATGGCAGCCAAACCTTGTTCTTCGGCAATGACTTAGCTTGGTAAACTCTCTCtctgttattttttttgaaaataatttaaatgtcATTAAGAttagtaagaattttttttttttttttgaaatggtgGATGAGACAGGTTGCATTACACATGGATTGATATAGGAACACCGAATGTGTCGTTTATGGTAGCGTTGGATGCTGGAAGCGATTTGCTTTGGGTCCCATGTGATTGCATTAATTGCGCTCCCTTCTCTGCTACTTATTACAATAACACTATGTTGGTAcgttcttttatttattttactgtttttgtttttgttcttcaCTTCTGTTCTACCTCCCTgacattcatttttttaaatactcgTACTTTACTATGATTTCTTTAATTACTAAGATTTATTATGTTTCTAATACATATGCTAATAATGAAGTTACATTCTGAACAATGATGAAATTCTGAATCTTACTAGTTTTCTGATCCGCACATAATATTTGTTGCTAGAAATTATACTTGATAGTGTGTTTAATGGAtgaatacttaaaaaaaaaaaaaaggtaggacAAGAAAAATCTGTTGTGTCCCCAAGGTAGCATTATTGGGAGGGGACCACGTACCAGGAAGTTCAAATTCTATATTTATCCTCCCTCCATTGAAGACGGTATATACATCACCCCTTGGTATCTCATGCCCCTCGGTATATACATCACCCCTCTCTTCAAAAATTATCTAACAACAAGAGatgttcttctctctctctcgctctctcaaCACGTGGGTCCCACACAATATTCAATCTTTTAGGTGTGCTtacatctatatataaaaatgtgttcattttttgaatGGGTTGAAATGGCAAATGGGTCATGTTCACATGATTCAAatacatgtttattaaacgggttgaAACCCGCACGGTTTAGGGGTTTTGACATACAATTATTAAATGAGTCGGGTTAGGTTTAAGGGAGTAATATTTAGGAAGTACTTCCGGAGTACCGAGAATGGTGCTCTCTCCACTCACATTCATGGTGGGTCCACTCATTATATTTATTATGGGGTCCATTATGAATGCGAGAAGAGGAGCACCATTTATCCCTCTTCCGGGAGTATCTAAGAATTTTCTAGGATTAAGCTATGTATTTGAATGCCTTACCTCAGCACAACATGATCACGACCCCTAACAC
The sequence above is drawn from the Quercus lobata isolate SW786 chromosome 12, ValleyOak3.0 Primary Assembly, whole genome shotgun sequence genome and encodes:
- the LOC115970050 gene encoding 60S ribosomal protein L30-like; this encodes MAAGKKTKKTHENINNRLALVMKSGKYSLGYKTVLRSLRSSKGKLILISNNCPPLRKSEIEYYAMLAKVGVHHFSGNNVDLGTACGKYFRVSCLSIIDPGDSDIIKSLPGDH